A window of the Haloarcula litorea genome harbors these coding sequences:
- a CDS encoding DHH family phosphoesterase, which yields MDDWLIDDERLSVGRKSLLPGEGFFVPDSHEEEQAEAEAAETLDGAGVVVIADPDADGLACTALIREAHGEGALLPAGPHELQEALAWTAEYAEPDATVFVCDLCPDGEDDLGALDDLVEAVARVVWYDHHQWESDLADAVDDAGVERTVGDSEEVCTADVALSELDHEFGEQWAELAAVTRDHDLWIRDDERSDDLADFAHWSEPEEYIEAVTEHGPDLSPALHEYIADKRVEKEALIEKAVDRAELREVAGWTVGVTYGRCSQNEVAEALRERGADAAVIVKPAGSASIRGTENFERAHEVAQQVNGGGHPKAAGCKPDIYDDMMDYAHHWTTQGAVAKQAIVDAFRRLPDEDAGVETER from the coding sequence ATGGACGACTGGCTCATCGACGACGAACGGCTCTCGGTCGGGCGCAAGTCCCTCCTGCCCGGCGAGGGCTTCTTCGTCCCCGACTCCCACGAGGAAGAACAGGCCGAGGCGGAGGCCGCCGAGACGCTCGACGGCGCGGGGGTCGTGGTGATCGCCGACCCGGACGCCGACGGGCTGGCCTGTACCGCGCTGATCCGCGAGGCCCACGGCGAGGGCGCGCTGCTGCCGGCCGGCCCGCACGAACTCCAGGAGGCGCTGGCCTGGACCGCCGAGTACGCCGAACCCGACGCGACCGTCTTCGTCTGTGACCTCTGTCCCGACGGCGAGGACGACCTCGGCGCGCTGGACGACCTCGTCGAAGCCGTCGCCCGGGTCGTCTGGTACGACCACCACCAGTGGGAGTCCGACCTGGCCGACGCCGTCGACGACGCCGGCGTCGAGCGGACCGTCGGCGACTCCGAGGAGGTCTGTACCGCCGACGTGGCGCTGTCGGAACTCGACCACGAGTTCGGCGAGCAGTGGGCGGAACTGGCCGCCGTCACCCGGGACCACGACCTCTGGATCCGGGACGACGAGCGCAGCGACGACCTGGCGGACTTCGCACACTGGAGCGAGCCCGAGGAGTACATCGAGGCCGTCACCGAGCACGGGCCCGACCTCTCGCCGGCGCTCCACGAGTACATCGCCGACAAGCGCGTCGAGAAGGAGGCGCTGATCGAGAAGGCCGTCGACCGCGCCGAGCTGCGGGAGGTCGCGGGCTGGACCGTCGGCGTCACCTACGGCCGCTGCTCGCAGAACGAGGTCGCCGAGGCGCTGCGCGAGCGGGGGGCCGACGCCGCCGTAATCGTCAAACCGGCCGGATCGGCCTCCATCCGCGGGACCGAGAACTTCGAGCGCGCCCACGAGGTCGCCCAGCAGGTCAACGGCGGCGGCCACCCCAAGGCCGCCGGCTGCAAGCCCGACATCTACGACGACATGATGGACTACGCGCACCACTGGACGACGCAGGGCGCGGTGGCGAAGCAGGCCATCGTCGACGCGTTCCGGCGGCTCCCCGACGAGGACGCGGGGGTCGAGACGGAGCGATGA
- a CDS encoding universal stress protein, whose amino-acid sequence MDIDLVLVPVDGSERAERAADCAVAVAERYGADLHLLFVVDERLQRDIDAGRVDPEAVAEDHRTYTERVRSSFGGTGGSLDSSTAAAFSEHRLMQTPGSVVLDAAEDVDADFIVVPREGEGGEAAVGRAALYVLEYASQPVLSV is encoded by the coding sequence ATGGACATCGACCTCGTGCTCGTGCCCGTCGACGGGAGCGAGCGGGCCGAGCGGGCGGCCGACTGCGCTGTGGCCGTCGCCGAGCGCTACGGTGCCGATCTCCACCTGCTGTTCGTCGTCGACGAGCGCCTCCAGCGGGACATCGACGCCGGCCGCGTCGACCCCGAGGCCGTCGCCGAGGACCACCGGACGTACACGGAGCGCGTCCGGTCTTCGTTCGGCGGGACCGGCGGGAGCCTCGACAGCTCCACGGCCGCGGCGTTCTCCGAGCACCGGCTGATGCAGACGCCCGGCAGCGTCGTCCTCGACGCCGCCGAGGACGTGGACGCGGACTTCATCGTCGTCCCGCGCGAGGGCGAGGGCGGCGAGGCGGCCGTCGGTCGCGCCGCGCTGTACGTCCTGGAGTACGCCAGCCAGCCCGTCCTCTCCGTCTAG
- a CDS encoding GNAT family N-acetyltransferase: MTRDFPDEAAGEFPRPPRTFTDAEGRDVELVAASEADREALVSMYLDFDPADRAQGIPPVREEAIERWLDTILDDNCVNLLARHDGAVVGHATLVPDQHDEHELAIFVLQSHQGAGIGTALVETLLGQGQAAGIGRVWLTVERWNDAAMAVYRSVGFETSNAESFEVEMAIQL, from the coding sequence ATGACCCGGGACTTCCCCGACGAAGCGGCCGGCGAGTTCCCCCGTCCGCCCCGGACGTTCACCGACGCCGAGGGCCGCGACGTCGAACTGGTGGCGGCCAGCGAGGCCGACCGCGAGGCGCTGGTGTCGATGTACCTCGACTTCGACCCCGCCGACCGCGCACAGGGCATCCCGCCGGTCCGGGAGGAGGCCATCGAGCGGTGGCTCGACACCATCCTCGACGACAACTGTGTCAACCTCCTCGCCCGCCACGACGGCGCGGTCGTGGGCCACGCGACGCTGGTCCCGGACCAGCACGACGAACACGAGCTGGCCATCTTCGTCCTCCAGTCCCACCAGGGGGCCGGCATCGGGACGGCGCTGGTCGAGACGCTGCTCGGGCAGGGACAGGCCGCGGGGATCGGGCGGGTGTGGCTGACCGTCGAGCGCTGGAACGACGCGGCGATGGCCGTCTACCGCTCGGTCGGCTTCGAGACGAGCAACGCCGAGAGCTTCGAGGTCGAGATGGCGATCCAGCTCTAG
- a CDS encoding universal stress protein codes for MFETVVIATDGSGSAERAVEAALDLADRFDATVHALYVVDAGEVEATPAEVREELERALATTGGRALSFVREAADADSAEDVVTAVREGDPADEICRYAEEHDADLVATGTRGRHGEHAFLLGSVAEEIVRRAPMPVLTVRQLEGEANPERRAR; via the coding sequence ATGTTCGAGACGGTGGTCATCGCGACGGACGGATCCGGGAGCGCCGAGCGGGCCGTCGAGGCCGCCCTCGACCTCGCCGACCGCTTCGACGCGACGGTCCACGCGCTGTACGTCGTCGACGCCGGCGAGGTCGAGGCCACGCCGGCGGAGGTCCGCGAGGAACTGGAGCGGGCGCTTGCGACGACCGGCGGCCGGGCGCTGTCGTTCGTCCGCGAGGCGGCCGACGCCGACTCCGCCGAGGACGTCGTCACCGCCGTCCGAGAGGGCGACCCGGCCGACGAGATCTGCCGGTACGCCGAGGAACACGACGCCGACCTCGTCGCCACCGGCACACGCGGTCGGCACGGCGAACACGCGTTCCTGCTTGGCAGCGTCGCCGAGGAGATCGTCCGCCGGGCCCCGATGCCGGTGCTGACGGTCCGACAGCTCGAGGGCGAGGCGAACCCGGAGCGACGGGCACGCTGA